A stretch of Episyrphus balteatus chromosome 2, idEpiBalt1.1, whole genome shotgun sequence DNA encodes these proteins:
- the LOC129908399 gene encoding uncharacterized protein LOC129908399 isoform X2: protein MNCHLISAILCLINIALLSCVCGKAIQESLQSEELNKTQSKGYKWVSLKSGDILPENIVLIQHSGNRYVGRARHFDEILPAEITADGSAFISSCHKEIQKDQFEILTTSDGCEWKSYNSYGDLEETILRVGNAWNGEPIYIGKSSNYENIYHTVSMYLKREERYTWTDNQNYYYYSPNWQYLSCNVKNKWIDTSAKNLPNNSVSGGKSEDEYDIYVARVKRGCDIVTGQAIPDIGTATAFLNDNRLIESAYCQVLVGEPGEYTWVSASDGEIPDYAVAHGKKGLEVSYVARFNRTIGHLTHSEALEHELDYEILINESNS, encoded by the exons ATGAATTGCCATCTCATCAGTGCAATACTTTGCTTGATAAACATAGCACTGTTAAGTTGTGTGTGCGGTAAGGCCATTCAGGAGAGTTTGCAATCTGAAGagttaaataaaacacaatcaAAAG GATATAAATGGGTGTCTCTAAAATCTGGGGATATACTGCCTGAAAATATCGTTCTTATTCAACATTCGGGAAACAGATACGTTGGAAGAGCTAGACATTTTGATGAAATTCTTCCAGCCGAAATCACCGCTGACGGATCGGCATTCATATCATCTTGCCACAAGGAAATACAAAAAGATCAATTTGAAATACTTACAACATCAGATGGATGTGAATGGAAATCATACAATTCGTATGGTGACTTAGAAGAAACTATACTACGTGTTGGAAATGCTTGGAATGGTGAACCCATTTACATCGGTAAATCCAGTAATTATGAAAACATTTACCATACTGTTTCAATGTATTTAAAAAGAGAGGAACGTTATACGTGGACCGataatcaaaattattattattactctCCAAATTGGCAATATCTGAGTTGTAACGTCAAAAACAAATGGATTGATACTTCGGCAAAAAATTTACCAAATAACTCAGTTTCTGGTGGAAAATCTGAAGATGAGTATGACATTTATGTTGCTCGAGTGAAAAGAGGCTGTGATATTGTTACGGGACAAGCAATTCCAGATATTGGAACAGCAACAGCATTTTTAAACGATAATCGTCTTATTGAGTCTGCTTATTGTCAAGTTCTTGTTGGTGAGCCAGGAGAATATACTTGGGTTTCAGCTAGTGATGGAGAAATTCCAGATTATGCTGTTGCTCATGGAAAAAAGGGACTTGAAGTGTCATATGTTGCACGATTCAATAGGACTATAGGGCATTTGACACATTCAGAAGCACTTGAGCACGAATTGGATTACGAGATTTTG ataaatgaatCAAATTCATAA
- the LOC129908400 gene encoding uncharacterized protein LOC129908400, which translates to MNCRLIGSILFFIILGLLRNVYGFSSYKWVSLKSGDSLPENIVSIPRSEDRYVGRARHFDEILPAEITSNGMAFISSCHKEIHKEKFEILTTTDECDWKPYNDYQNLEETILRVGTAWNGEPIHVGQSGERSNTYHIASIYLTKNEPYTWTTDQNDYYYSPNWHYLSCNVKNKWIDTSARNLPNNSVSGGKSEDDYEIYVARLKRGCDVVTGQAIPDIGTATAFLNDNRPIEAAYCQVLVGEPNEYAWVSASDGEIPDYAVSHGQNGPELSYVARFNKTIGHLTHYEGLYQKLDYEILVMNQL; encoded by the exons ATGAATTGTCGTCTTATCGGTTCAATATTATTCTTTATTATATTGGGTCTACTAAGAAATGTATATG GATTTTCCAGTTATAAATGGGTTTCTCTAAAATCTGGGGATTCACTCCCTGAAAATATCGTTTCTATTCCACGTTCAGAAGACAGATACGTTGGAAGAGCTAGACATTTTGATGAAATTCTTCCAGCCGAAATCACTTCTAACGGAATGGCATTCATATCATCGTGCCACAAGGAAATACATAAAGAAAAGTTCGAGATTCTTACAACAACAGACGAATGTGATTGGAAACCATACAACGATTATCAAAATTTAGAAGAAACCATTCTACGTGTTGGAACCGCTTGGAATGGTGAACCCATTCATGTTGGACAATCAGGCGAGCGTTCTAATACTTACCATATTGCTTCGatttatttaactaaaaatgAACCATATACATGGACAACGGAtcaaaatgattattattactCTCCAAATTGGCACTATCTGAGTTGTAATGTCAAAAACAAGTGGATTGATACTTCGGCAAGGAATTTACCAAACAACTCAGTTTCTGGTGGAAAATCTGAAGATGATTATGAAATTTATGTTGCTCGATTAAAAAGGGGTTGTGATGTTGTTACGGGGCAAGCAATTCCTGATATTGGAACAGCAACAGCATTTTTAAACGATAATCGTCCTATTGAGGCTGCTTATTGTCAAGTTCTTGTTGGTGAACCAAACGAATATGCTTGGGTTTCAGCTAGTGATGGAGAAATTCCTGATTATGCTGTTTCCCATGGGCAAAATGGACCCGAATTGTCGTATGTTGCGAGATTCAATAAGACTATAGGTCATTTGACACATTATGAAGGCCTTTATCAGAAATTGGATTACGAAATTTTGGTAATGAATCAGTTGTGa